From Hymenobacter sediminicola:
GCTTCGCACTGGAATATGGCCTGCCTGGCAAAGCCAAACCTGGAGAGCCTGCTCCCAAAGCTGAGCGCAAAACCCTGCTGGGCGTGGTGCCGGCAACGTCCGAGATGCACGTTGCCGATGCCACGCAGCAGGAGTCGCCGCAGCAGTTGTGGTCTTCAGGAGCCTCTGCCACGCCTGCCCTGGCCGGCACCATGAAGGCCAAAGCAGGAGAGACGCTGTACTTCGCGGTGCAAACACCCGGCAGTGGCGCCGCGTTGCGCACTGCCGACCTGCCGGCTGCTTGGGCGAAAGCCGAAGCTGTCCGGCAGGTGTTGGCCGGCCGCATTCAGGTAACCACACCCGACCCGTATATCAATACGCTGGGTGGGGCGCTGGGCGTGGCTGCCGATGCCATCTGGGAATCTCCCACGTATCTGCACGGCTCGGTAGCCTGGCGTATGCGCCTCAACGGCTGGCGCGGCCCCTACGCCGCCGACGCCCTGGGCTGGCACGACCGGGCCCGCACGCACTTCCGCGCCTACGCCCAGTCGCAGCTGACCAGCCCCGCTGTGGGCGTGCTGGCCATGGACACGGCACTGAACCTAGCCCGCTCGCAGGAGAAGCTGGGTACCAGTGTCTATAGCAGCGGCTACATCAGCCGTAACCCCGGCGGCGACTTCCGGCCCCATCACTACGACATGAACCTGGGCTACATCGACCAGCTGCTGCGCCACTTCCGCTGGACCGGCGACCTGGCGCTGGCCCGCGAGCTGTGGCCCGTGCTGACCCGCCACTTGGCCTGGGAAAAGCGCAATTTCGATACCAACAACGACGGCCTCTACGACGCCTACGCCGCCATCTGGGCCTCCGACGCGCTGCAGTACAGCGGCGGGGCCGTCACGCACACTTCCGCCTACAACTACTGGGCAAACCGCGTGGCCGCCGAGCTGGCTGCCAAAATAGGGGAGAACCCCGCCCCGTATCAGCAGGAAGCAACTAAGATAAAGGCGGCGCTGAATGCCCAACTGTGGTTGCCGGCGCAAGGCTGGTACGCTGAATACCAGGATGCTTTGGGCCTCAAGCAGCGCCATCCCGCCGCCGGCCTCTGGACCATCTACCACGCCCTCGACTCGGAAGTGGCCGACCCGTTCCAGGCCTACCAGGCGCTGCGCTACGTGGATAGCGAGATTCCGCACATTCCGGTGCGCGCCGCTGGCCTGCCCGATGACGGCTACTACCTGCTTTCGACCACCAACTGGCAGCCCTACGACTGGTCCATCAACAACGTGGCGCTGGCCGAGGTGCTGCACACCACGCTGGCCAACTGGCAGGCGGGTCGGGCCGAAGAGGCCTTTAAGCTCTGGAAAAGCGCTTTGCTGGAAAGCATGTACCTGGGCAGCAGCCCTGGCAACTTCCAGCAGGTGTCGTTCTACGATGCCCACCGCGGCGAGCTGTACCGCGACTTTGCCGACCCCATCGGCATGGCGGCGCGCAGTCTGGTCGAGGGCCTGTTCGGCATTCAGCCCGATGCGCTGGCCGGCGTGCTGACGGTGCGGCCGGGGCTGCCCGCCGCCTGGCCCACCGCCGCCCTGACTACGCCCGATGTTGCGTTCGACTTCCGCCGCACTGGTCAGCAGGACACCTATACGCTTACTCCGCGCTTCGCCCAGCCGTTGCAGCTCCGGCTGCAGGTGCCGGCCCGCGCCGTGCGGGTGCAGTCCGTGACAGTGAACGGGCAGCCGGCGCAATGGAAGAACCTGGCCGCAGCGGTAGGTACGCCGACCATCGAAATAAGCAGCGCCCCGCAAGCGAAATACGTGGTGGAAATCCGGTGGCAGGGCGACGCGCCGGACGTGGCCGCGCCGGCTGCCCGCTACGTGCCCGGCGCGCCGCTGGCCCTGACGTTTCCGCACGCCACCATCCAACAACTGGCCGACCCGCAGCAGGTGTTGCTCCAGGCGGCAGCGGTGGGCTCGGCCCTCACGGCGCAGGTGGCCGGCTTGCCCGGCAGCCGCACGGCCTTCGTGCAACTCCGGCAAGGCGACCTGACGTGGTGGGCACCATTGCACATAGAAGTGCAGGCCGCTGCTCCGGCCGCTGCAGTTGCCGCGTCTCCGGTCATCAAAAGCGAAACCGTGGACCTCACGGCCTACTTCAACGACAAGCTGACCAACATCTTCCAGCCCAACAAGTACCTCACGCCCCGGCCGGCTGGCCCTACCTTGCAGCTACCCACGCAGGGCATCGGCAACTGGTGCTACCCGCTCATCCAAGCCGACATCAACGACGCAGGTTTGCGCCAAGCGGCGGGCTCCGCCAACGAAATCCAGACGCCCTGGGGCGCGCCCTTCCGCACGCCCGGCGCGGCCGCAGCCCCCAATGTGCTGTTCGTGTCGCGCTGGGACAACTACCCTGACGCCGCCACCGTGCCGCTCAAGGGCAAGGCGCGTCATGCCTACTTACTGATGGCCGGCTCCACGAATCCTATGCAAAGCCAGCTCGATAACGGCGCCATCGTGGTGCAGTACACCGACGGTACGGCCGACACGCTGGCCTTGCGCAACCCCACCAACTGGTGGCCCATCGAGCAGGATTTGCTGGACGACGGGTTTGCCTTCAGCACCGGCGCGCCGCGGCCGTACCGGCTGTATCTGCAGTCGGGGCAGCTGAGCCGGGAGGCGCCGGAGAGCTACTCCAGCATCAAGGGTTTCAGCACCCGCGCCATTGCGGGCGGGGCCGCCACCGTCCTCGACATGCCACTCAATCCCAAGAAGAAACTCAAAAGCCTTACCGTGCAGTCCCTGGCCAACGACGTGGTCATTGGGCTCCTCAGCGTGACGCTGGTGCGCCAGTGAGCGGCCAGTCGCCCGCTGGCAAAACGCGGCGCTTAGCGTCTGCGCACCCGCGCTGCCTGGGCTGGTAAGGCTACCAACATTCGCAATGCCGAGACGCCAGCTAGTGCGTCTCTACACCGTCCTTCTAAAGCCAGAATCACTTCTATGCTTTCCTTTCCTCGATTCCTTTCCTTGAGTTTACTGCTAACTGGGGCGCTGCCGCTGGCGGCACAGTCGGGCGCGCCCATCAACCGCCAGGCGGTGGTGGAGCGCCACAAGGTGCGCCTGACTTCCACCGATTCGCTGTCGTCGCTGTCGGTGGGCAACGGGGCCTTTGCTTACACCGTGGACGTCACGGGCCTGCAGACATTTCCGGCGCACTACGAGAAGGGTGTGCCGCTGGGCACCCAGTCGGAGTGGGGCTGGCACAGCTTTCCTAATCCCCAGGGCTACAAGTTCGAGCAGAGCTTGCGCGACTACGACCTGAACGGGCGCAAGATCAGCTACGCGGTGCAGCGCAAGGAACCCGCCAACAAGGACGCCGTGGACTACCTGCGTGCCAACCCGCACCGGCTGCAACTGGGCAACCTCGGCTTCGTACTCACCAAGCGCAACGGCCAGCCTGCCACCATCCAGGATCTGCGCGACATCCAGCAGGAACTCAACCCCTGGACCGGCGAAATCAAAAGCCACTTCACCCTGGAAGGCACCGCCGTGGATGTGCTGACAGTGGGCCACCAGCAGCAGGACGTGGTGGCCGCGCGCGTGGAGTCGGAGCTGCTGAAAGCGGGCCGCTTGCGAGTGCTGCTGCGGCTGCCGTGGCCTACCGCCGGCTGGGCCGACATGGGCACCGACTACTCTCACGCCGACCAGCACAAATCGGCCATCAGTGGCCAGACCAAGACCGGCGCGCTCGTATCGCATCAGCTGGACTCTACCACCTACTACGTGGCCCTGAACTGGGCGCAGGGGGCCACGCTGGCCGCCGGCAAGCCCCACGAATACGTGCTGACACCTGGCAAGAAAGACAAGGTACTGGAAGTCAGCGCCCGGTTTTCGGCTCGGCCCCGGGGCGCGGTGCCGACTTTCGCGGCCACCCGCCTCAACAGCCAGCAGCAGTGGGCTTCGTTCTGGAAAAGCGGCGGCGCCGTGGACTTCGGCGGTACCACTGACCCCCGCGCTAAGGAGCTGGAGCGCCGCGTGGTGCTTTCGCAGTACCTCACCAAGCTCTACAACGCCGGCTCGCAGCCGCCACAGGAAACCGGCCTGCTTACCAACAGCTGGTACGGCCGGCCACACCTCGAAATGCACTGGTGGCACTCGGCGCACTTTGCGCTGTGGGGCCGCTCGCCGCTGCTGGAAAAAAGCCTCACCTGGTATGCTCGCCCCGATGTGCGCGCTGAGGCTCGCAAGATTGCCCAGCGCCAGGGCTACGAGGGTGTGCGCTGGCAGAAAATGACCGACCCCTGGGGCCAGGAAGGGCCGTCGTCGGTGGGCGCGTTCCTGATCTGGCAGCAGCCCCACATGATCTACTTCGCCGAGGAAGCCTACCGCGCCCACCCCGACAAGGCCACGCTGGCCTTGTACCAGGACCGGGTGGCCGCCACCGCCGACTTCATGGCGTCCTTCCCGTTTTATGAAAAGGACAAAGGCCGCTACATCCTGGGGCCGGGCGTGATTCCGGCGCAGGAGCGGTTCAAGGCCGAGCAGACCTTCAACCCCACCTTCGAGCTCGTGTACTGGCACTGGGCCCTGACCACCGCCCAGCAGTGGCGCACTCGCCAGGGCTTACCCCGCAGCGCCAAGTATGATGATGTGCTGGCCAAGCTCTCCAAGCTGCCGCAGGCCGGCGGCGTGTACCTGGCCGCCGAGTCGGCTCCCGATTCCTACACCAACCCCGAATTCAAAACCGACCACCCCTCGGTGCTGGCGGCGCTGGGCGTGATGCCCGCCACCGGCCAGCAGGATGCGGCCACCATGCGCCGCACGTTTGATCTGGTGTGGAAAGGCTGGAGCTGGGACAAAACCTGGGGCTGGGACTTCCCGATGACCTCCATGACGGCCACCCGCCTGGGCCTGCCCGATAAAGCCGTGGACGCCCTGCTGATGCCCGTGCGCACCAACACCTACCTGCCCAACGGCCACAACTACCAGGAAGGCCGGCTGCCCGTGTACCTGCCCGGCAACGGGGGCCTGCTGGCCGCCGTGGCCCTCATGTGCGCCGGCTACGACGGCGCGCCATCCGCCAACCCCGGCATCCCAAAAGGCTGGCAGGTGAAGTGGGAGGGCCTGAGCAAGATGCCGTAACAGAACCCGAAGAATAGAACCTAACAGGCTGGTTCCTGGCGCAGAGAGTCGGGACCAGCTACCCAGATCAACATACGTTGCTTCTCATGCTGAAATACCTATTGCCTGTCGCATTGCTGAATTTTTCCGGCGCCTATGCCCAGTCTTTCGTGCCGAATCTGCCGCCAGTGAAGGCCACCAGCTTCCCCCGGGACACCGTGCGCATCACCCAGTTCGGGGCCGTGGCCGATGGCCTGACCGCTAATACCAAGGCCTTCACCGACGCCATTGATGCCTGCAGCCGCAAGGGCGGTGGCGTGGTGCTGGTGCCGCGCGGCCACTGGCGCACCGGCCCCCTGACAATGCGCTCCAATGTGAACCTGCACCTGGCGGCGGGCGCCTTCGTGCAGTTCAGCAACCAGCTCGCCGACTACCAACTCATCAAAACCAACTGGGAGGGCCTCGACGCCGTGCGCAACCAGCCGCTCATCTACGGCCAAAACCTGGAAAACGTGGCCATCACCGGCCACGGCATCCTCGACGGGGCCGGCGAGGCGTGGTGGATGGTACAGAAGGGCCGCACGCCCGAAGGCGAGTGGAAGCAGCTGGTGGCTTCGGGTGGCTACCTGAATGAAAAGCAGGACCGTTGGTATCCGTCGGCGCAAAGCCTGAAGGGCACGACCGTGAAGGAAGCCGGCGTGCTGACTCCTGAGAAGCAGAACGTGCAGGATTTCGCGGACCTGAAAGACTACCTGCGGCCCGATTTCCTGGTGCTCGATAACTGCAAACGGCTGCTGCTGGAAGGCGTGACGTTGCAGAACTCGCCGGCCTGGACGGTGCACCCCATGCGCAGCCAGGACGTGACCGTGCGCAACCTGACCGTGCGCAACGGCCCCTACAC
This genomic window contains:
- a CDS encoding DUF4450 domain-containing protein, whose protein sequence is MRCVRRGLLLGGVVAGFLSPEPAQAQAPAAPLWHNEARTLRYRPDGTDFVIQNGNKRFTRALYGTNTAFRVETGDLPEFALYLPGMGGNLKFGLLAGGQSKWLIKADNIEARYRPGAMRYRIQDPLLGGGTLQLEVLAMADAEGVLVKAQFEDVPIGRVRLLWAFGGVTGRKFSRDGDIGADPESSFYLKPEYCQGNTFALKNNSFALEYGLPGKAKPGEPAPKAERKTLLGVVPATSEMHVADATQQESPQQLWSSGASATPALAGTMKAKAGETLYFAVQTPGSGAALRTADLPAAWAKAEAVRQVLAGRIQVTTPDPYINTLGGALGVAADAIWESPTYLHGSVAWRMRLNGWRGPYAADALGWHDRARTHFRAYAQSQLTSPAVGVLAMDTALNLARSQEKLGTSVYSSGYISRNPGGDFRPHHYDMNLGYIDQLLRHFRWTGDLALARELWPVLTRHLAWEKRNFDTNNDGLYDAYAAIWASDALQYSGGAVTHTSAYNYWANRVAAELAAKIGENPAPYQQEATKIKAALNAQLWLPAQGWYAEYQDALGLKQRHPAAGLWTIYHALDSEVADPFQAYQALRYVDSEIPHIPVRAAGLPDDGYYLLSTTNWQPYDWSINNVALAEVLHTTLANWQAGRAEEAFKLWKSALLESMYLGSSPGNFQQVSFYDAHRGELYRDFADPIGMAARSLVEGLFGIQPDALAGVLTVRPGLPAAWPTAALTTPDVAFDFRRTGQQDTYTLTPRFAQPLQLRLQVPARAVRVQSVTVNGQPAQWKNLAAAVGTPTIEISSAPQAKYVVEIRWQGDAPDVAAPAARYVPGAPLALTFPHATIQQLADPQQVLLQAAAVGSALTAQVAGLPGSRTAFVQLRQGDLTWWAPLHIEVQAAAPAAAVAASPVIKSETVDLTAYFNDKLTNIFQPNKYLTPRPAGPTLQLPTQGIGNWCYPLIQADINDAGLRQAAGSANEIQTPWGAPFRTPGAAAAPNVLFVSRWDNYPDAATVPLKGKARHAYLLMAGSTNPMQSQLDNGAIVVQYTDGTADTLALRNPTNWWPIEQDLLDDGFAFSTGAPRPYRLYLQSGQLSREAPESYSSIKGFSTRAIAGGAATVLDMPLNPKKKLKSLTVQSLANDVVIGLLSVTLVRQ